A genome region from Chloroflexota bacterium includes the following:
- a CDS encoding putative cobaltochelatase, whose translation MIIFPFTAIVGQDKMKRALILNAISPQIGGVLIRGERGTAKSTAARALAALLPEIDVVDGCPFNCDPDSVETLCDNCRARLAAEKSLPRLKRRTQFVDLPVSATEDRVVGTLDIEQAIKKGERHFEPGVLAAANRGLLYVDEVNLLDDHVVDLLLDSAAMGVNVVEREGISFTHPARFILVGTMNPEEGELRPQLLDRFALCVEIKTILDPEQRVEIVRRRIAYEQDPAAFYEAWQAQEEALSQRIARAQRLLPKVSYTEHDLFAIAALTTEFEVDGHRADIVILKSALAHAAFEGRQAINEADILLAAELALPHRLKKKPLLETELQFEQLEQRLEAAHSQSSTNAIAQTLPEEVKKNEPENHPSGGDTNSDIGVPLRGHHADGLPLSYIRQADMPVQIGNVFRPRRLETPLDHMIRRGYGKRSFTKTSRKRGRYVSSCDAKDQFTDIAFDATVRQAAPYQIHRQHEGTALAVEKRDLRRKVRIRRAANLILFVVDASWSMAAAERMKATKGAIVSLLLDAYQKRDQVGLITFQKESAELLLQPTASVERTKKVLQDIPVGGKTPLSAGLLLAYQVLDRERRKNPEVMPLLILLTDGAGNVSMTGLPPFEEALRIAGLIKLSGIRAVVINMEHEALDRGLAQQLADKMGAPCYTLKELGAQELYHTVRDELKG comes from the coding sequence ATGATCATTTTCCCCTTTACGGCCATTGTTGGCCAGGACAAAATGAAAAGGGCATTGATATTGAATGCCATCAGTCCCCAGATAGGGGGAGTGCTGATCCGCGGAGAACGAGGGACAGCAAAATCCACAGCCGCTCGAGCTTTAGCGGCTTTACTGCCAGAAATTGATGTGGTGGATGGTTGCCCTTTCAATTGCGATCCTGATTCAGTTGAAACGCTGTGCGATAACTGTCGAGCTAGGTTGGCTGCAGAGAAGAGTTTGCCGCGGCTCAAGCGGCGAACCCAATTTGTAGATTTGCCCGTAAGTGCCACAGAAGACCGGGTAGTAGGCACACTGGATATCGAGCAAGCGATCAAGAAAGGAGAGCGCCACTTTGAGCCAGGGGTGCTGGCTGCTGCTAACCGCGGTTTGCTGTATGTCGACGAAGTGAATCTACTTGACGACCATGTGGTTGACCTCTTGCTGGATTCTGCAGCCATGGGCGTGAACGTGGTCGAACGCGAGGGCATTTCGTTTACTCACCCTGCTCGGTTTATTCTCGTAGGCACAATGAATCCGGAAGAAGGGGAACTGCGTCCTCAGCTCTTGGATCGGTTCGCTCTGTGCGTGGAGATCAAAACTATTTTGGACCCCGAGCAACGAGTCGAGATTGTCCGGCGGCGCATTGCTTACGAACAGGATCCCGCTGCCTTCTATGAGGCGTGGCAGGCGCAGGAAGAGGCACTGTCGCAGCGTATTGCGCGAGCGCAGCGCTTACTCCCCAAAGTGAGTTATACTGAACATGATCTATTTGCGATCGCAGCATTGACTACCGAGTTCGAGGTGGATGGGCATCGCGCCGATATCGTGATCCTCAAATCAGCGCTGGCTCACGCAGCATTCGAAGGCCGCCAAGCGATCAATGAGGCGGACATTCTCTTGGCTGCAGAGTTGGCTCTACCCCATCGGTTGAAGAAAAAGCCCCTCCTGGAAACAGAACTGCAGTTCGAACAGTTGGAACAGCGGCTGGAAGCAGCGCATTCCCAGTCCTCTACAAACGCCATAGCGCAAACCCTACCCGAAGAAGTAAAAAAAAACGAACCTGAGAACCACCCTTCCGGAGGAGACACCAACTCAGATATTGGCGTCCCACTAAGGGGGCATCACGCTGATGGGCTACCCCTTTCCTATATTCGGCAAGCTGATATGCCAGTCCAGATTGGGAACGTTTTTCGACCTCGTCGCCTGGAAACTCCCCTCGATCACATGATCCGTCGTGGTTACGGCAAACGCAGCTTTACCAAGACCAGTCGCAAACGCGGGCGCTATGTCAGCAGTTGTGATGCCAAGGATCAATTCACGGATATTGCCTTTGATGCTACCGTGCGCCAGGCTGCCCCTTATCAGATTCATCGTCAGCACGAGGGGACAGCATTGGCTGTGGAGAAGAGGGATCTGCGACGCAAGGTCCGCATCCGCCGGGCAGCGAACCTAATCTTGTTCGTTGTAGATGCCAGTTGGTCTATGGCGGCGGCAGAACGTATGAAAGCGACCAAGGGCGCCATCGTGTCCCTCTTGCTTGATGCCTACCAGAAGCGCGATCAAGTTGGCCTCATCACCTTCCAGAAAGAGAGCGCTGAACTTTTGCTGCAGCCTACAGCTAGTGTCGAACGAACCAAAAAAGTCCTGCAGGATATACCTGTTGGTGGCAAGACACCCTTGTCCGCGGGATTGCTGCTGGCTTACCAGGTCTTGGACCGTGAGCGACGCAAAAACCCTGAGGTAATGCCTCTCCTCATTCTGCTCACGGATGGAGCGGGTAACGTCTCAATGACTGGCTTGCCACCATTCGAAGAGGCTTTGCGCATAGCTGGGCTGATCAAGCTGAGTGGCATCCGCGCAGTGGTCATTAACATGGAACACGAAGCGCTAGATCGTGGCCTGGCGCAGCAATTGGCGGATAAAATGGGGGCGCCTTGCTATACCTTGAAAGAGCTAGGCGCACAAGAACTCTACCATACTGTACGCGATGAACTTAAGGGTTAA